One segment of Agromyces albus DNA contains the following:
- a CDS encoding bifunctional folylpolyglutamate synthase/dihydrofolate synthase — protein sequence MTDDQTEAFDREEREAADAVYETLLARVGEGSPEPRLQPTRRAVELLGDPHRAAPVIHITGTNGKTSTSRMIESLLRASGLRTGLLTSPHLERFTERIRIDGEPISDEAIARNWEETAPFIAMVDAELEATDSAPLTFFEVLTVLAFACFADAPVDVVVLEVGMGGEWDSTNVADGQVAVFTPIALDHQSRLGSTIEAISRTKSGIIKPAASVVSAKQPDAARAVLAEAAEFTESSLAFEGDAFDVLDSRVAVGGQLVSIRGLAGEYTEVVLPLFGRHQAENAAVAVAAVETFIGGGAVRLADEVVHEGLGTASSPGRLQSIAADPAVLVDAAHNPHGAAALVTALDEYFDFDEVAFVFGVLADKDAAGIVDALAGTAGIFVVTEPESDRALPAAELAAFVAARVGAERVQFAERIDDALEDARGWAADAPKRAVVVTGSIALVGEAMAIAADRGWGRA from the coding sequence ATGACCGACGACCAGACCGAGGCCTTCGACCGCGAAGAGCGCGAGGCCGCCGACGCCGTCTACGAGACGCTGCTCGCACGAGTGGGCGAGGGCTCGCCCGAGCCCCGGCTGCAGCCCACCCGGCGTGCCGTCGAACTGCTCGGCGACCCGCACCGCGCGGCGCCCGTCATCCACATCACGGGCACGAACGGCAAGACCTCGACGAGCCGCATGATCGAGAGCCTCCTGCGTGCGTCGGGCCTGCGCACGGGCCTGCTCACGAGCCCGCACCTCGAGCGGTTCACCGAACGGATCCGCATCGACGGCGAGCCCATCTCCGATGAGGCGATCGCTCGCAACTGGGAGGAGACCGCGCCGTTCATCGCGATGGTCGACGCCGAGCTCGAGGCGACCGATTCCGCGCCGCTCACGTTCTTCGAGGTGCTCACGGTGCTCGCGTTCGCGTGCTTCGCCGACGCTCCGGTCGACGTGGTCGTGCTCGAGGTCGGCATGGGCGGCGAGTGGGACTCGACGAACGTCGCCGACGGCCAGGTCGCGGTGTTCACGCCCATTGCGCTCGACCACCAGAGCCGGCTCGGGTCGACGATCGAGGCGATCTCACGCACGAAGTCGGGCATCATCAAGCCCGCGGCATCCGTCGTCTCGGCGAAGCAGCCCGACGCAGCGCGCGCGGTGCTCGCGGAAGCCGCCGAGTTCACCGAGTCGAGCCTCGCATTCGAAGGAGACGCCTTCGACGTGCTCGACTCCCGCGTGGCCGTGGGCGGCCAGCTCGTGTCGATCCGGGGCCTGGCAGGGGAGTACACCGAGGTCGTGCTGCCGCTCTTCGGGCGCCACCAGGCCGAGAACGCGGCCGTCGCCGTCGCCGCCGTCGAGACGTTCATCGGCGGGGGAGCGGTGCGGCTCGCTGACGAGGTCGTGCACGAGGGGCTCGGCACCGCGTCATCCCCCGGGCGCCTGCAGAGCATCGCCGCCGACCCAGCGGTGCTCGTCGACGCGGCGCACAACCCCCACGGCGCCGCAGCGCTCGTGACGGCCCTCGACGAGTACTTCGACTTCGACGAGGTCGCGTTCGTGTTCGGCGTGCTCGCCGACAAGGACGCCGCCGGCATCGTCGACGCCCTCGCGGGCACCGCTGGCATCTTCGTCGTGACCGAACCCGAATCCGACCGGGCCCTGCCCGCGGCGGAGCTCGCCGCGTTCGTGGCCGCCCGCGTCGGCGCAGAGCGCGTGCAGTTCGCGGAGCGCATCGACGACGCACTCGAGGACGCGCGCGGGTGGGCGGCCGATGCGCCGAAGCGTGCCGTCGTCGTCACGGGCTCGATCGCCCTCGTCGGCGAGGCGATGGCCATCGCCGCCGACCGCGGATGGGGCCGCGCATGA
- the ileS gene encoding isoleucine--tRNA ligase, with the protein MYPRTPDDHGVAPSPDFPAVEREVLAFWKADGTFQASVDQREGAREWVFYDGPPFANGLPHYGHLLTGYAKDLFPRFQTMRGYQVHRRFGWDTHGLPAELEAERQLGITDKSEIEEMGIAAFNQAARDAVLRYTKEWEEYVTRQARWVDFENDYKTLDVTFMESVIWAFKTLHDEGLAYEGYRVLPYCWRDQTPLSNHELRMDDDVYKMRQDQTVTVTFPLTGPKAESLGLTAVRALAWTTTPWTLPTNFALAVGPDIEYAVVPAGPNGTPDATVLRERVGASDTEVLGGEYLLALDLVGNYAKELGYEAADDARAAVSRTVRGAELADVTYDRLFEYYADVEHFGLQRAWRVLVADYVTTEDGTGIVHLAPAYGEEDQKIGEASGIPVVISLDEGGRFLPDVTDVAGLLWSDANKPLTQILKAEGRLLRQASYEHSYPHCWRCRNPLIYKAVSSWFIRVPEFRYSMVELNQQINWVPDNVKDGQFGKWIGGARDWSISRNRYWGSPIPVWKSDDPAFPRVDVYGSLAELQRDFGALPVNAAGEPDLHRPYIDELTRPNPDDPSGRATMRRIPDVLDVWFDSGSMPFAQVHYPFENREFFEAHNPADFIVEYIGQTRGWFYTLHVLSTALFGRPAFKNVVSHGIVLGNDGQKMSKSLRNYPDVNEVFDRDGSDAMRWFLMSSSVLRGGNLIVTEEGIREGVRQLMLPLWSTWYFFSLYANTAREGGYEASRQTSSPDVLDRYLLAKLGDLVTAVTADLEDFDSPLAAAKLRDFGDVLTNWYVRRSRDRFWAGVGTDGAGREAFDTLFTVLETLTRLAAPLLPLVSDKIWRGLTGGRSVHLTDWPEAAEFPADPALVAAMDSVREISSAALSLRKQSGRRVRLPLASLTVVTTDAAALAPFEGILRDELNVKAVDLVALDESSAGAYGVTKRLTVNARAAGPRLGKTVQQAIKAARDGDWTLDGDTVVAGGIALEAGEYDLVLEAGGAGDGSRALALLADGGFVILDTSTTPELAAEGLARDVVRAVQEARKSAGLAVGDRIRLGLTLDHAGAEAATRHRGLIAGETLAVELDIAAASDVANAVAAKPVGDGSALLIDLEQR; encoded by the coding sequence GTGTACCCGCGTACCCCAGACGACCACGGCGTCGCCCCGTCGCCCGACTTCCCCGCCGTCGAGCGCGAGGTGCTGGCCTTCTGGAAGGCCGATGGCACCTTCCAGGCCTCGGTCGACCAGCGCGAGGGCGCGCGCGAGTGGGTGTTCTACGACGGCCCGCCGTTCGCCAACGGCCTCCCGCACTATGGCCACCTGCTCACGGGCTATGCGAAAGACCTCTTCCCGCGCTTCCAGACGATGCGCGGCTACCAGGTGCACCGCCGGTTCGGCTGGGACACCCACGGCCTCCCCGCCGAGCTCGAGGCGGAGCGCCAGCTCGGCATCACCGACAAGAGCGAGATCGAGGAGATGGGCATCGCGGCGTTCAACCAGGCCGCTCGCGACGCCGTGCTCCGCTACACGAAGGAGTGGGAGGAGTACGTCACGCGCCAGGCGCGCTGGGTGGACTTCGAGAACGACTACAAGACGCTCGACGTGACCTTCATGGAATCCGTCATCTGGGCGTTCAAGACCCTGCACGACGAGGGCCTCGCCTACGAGGGCTACCGGGTGCTGCCGTACTGCTGGCGCGACCAGACGCCGCTCTCGAACCACGAGCTGCGCATGGACGACGACGTCTACAAGATGCGTCAAGACCAGACGGTGACGGTCACCTTCCCGCTGACCGGGCCCAAGGCGGAGTCGCTCGGGCTCACGGCCGTGCGGGCCCTCGCCTGGACCACGACGCCGTGGACGCTGCCGACGAACTTCGCGCTCGCGGTCGGCCCCGATATCGAGTACGCGGTCGTGCCGGCGGGCCCGAACGGCACGCCCGACGCGACGGTACTCCGCGAGCGGGTCGGTGCATCCGACACCGAGGTGCTCGGCGGCGAGTACCTCCTCGCGCTCGATCTCGTCGGCAACTACGCCAAGGAGCTCGGCTACGAGGCCGCCGATGACGCGCGCGCCGCGGTGTCGCGCACGGTGCGCGGAGCCGAACTGGCCGACGTCACCTACGACCGCCTCTTCGAGTACTACGCCGACGTCGAGCACTTCGGGCTGCAGCGTGCCTGGCGCGTCCTCGTGGCCGACTACGTCACGACCGAAGACGGCACCGGCATCGTGCACCTGGCGCCCGCCTACGGTGAAGAAGACCAGAAGATCGGCGAGGCCTCCGGCATCCCTGTGGTCATCTCGCTCGATGAGGGCGGCAGGTTCCTGCCCGACGTCACGGATGTCGCGGGCCTGCTCTGGAGCGACGCCAACAAGCCGCTCACCCAGATCCTCAAGGCCGAAGGGCGCTTGCTTCGCCAGGCGAGCTACGAGCACTCGTACCCGCACTGCTGGCGCTGCCGCAATCCGCTCATCTACAAGGCGGTCTCGAGCTGGTTCATCCGCGTGCCCGAATTCCGCTATTCGATGGTCGAGCTCAACCAGCAGATCAACTGGGTGCCCGACAACGTCAAAGACGGCCAGTTCGGCAAGTGGATCGGCGGCGCCCGCGACTGGTCGATCAGCCGCAATCGATACTGGGGCTCGCCCATCCCGGTGTGGAAGAGCGACGATCCCGCGTTCCCGCGCGTCGACGTCTACGGCTCGCTCGCCGAGCTCCAGCGCGACTTCGGCGCGCTCCCGGTGAACGCCGCCGGCGAGCCCGACTTGCACCGGCCCTACATCGACGAGCTCACGCGTCCGAACCCCGACGACCCGAGCGGCCGCGCGACGATGCGACGCATCCCCGACGTGCTCGACGTGTGGTTCGACTCGGGCTCGATGCCGTTCGCCCAGGTGCACTACCCCTTCGAGAACCGTGAGTTCTTCGAGGCGCACAACCCGGCCGACTTCATCGTCGAGTACATCGGGCAGACTCGCGGATGGTTCTACACACTGCACGTGCTCTCCACGGCGCTCTTCGGCCGCCCCGCGTTCAAGAACGTCGTGAGCCACGGCATCGTGCTCGGCAACGACGGCCAGAAGATGTCGAAGTCGCTGCGCAACTACCCCGACGTCAACGAGGTGTTCGACCGCGACGGCTCCGACGCGATGCGCTGGTTCCTGATGTCGAGCTCGGTGCTGCGCGGCGGCAACCTCATCGTCACCGAGGAGGGCATCCGCGAGGGCGTGCGACAGCTCATGCTGCCGCTCTGGAGCACGTGGTACTTCTTCTCGCTCTACGCGAACACCGCTCGCGAGGGTGGCTACGAGGCATCCCGCCAAACCTCCTCGCCGGATGTGCTCGACCGGTACCTGCTCGCGAAGCTCGGCGACCTCGTGACCGCGGTCACAGCCGATCTCGAGGACTTCGACTCGCCGCTCGCAGCGGCGAAGCTCCGGGACTTCGGCGACGTGCTCACCAACTGGTACGTCCGGCGCTCGCGCGACCGGTTCTGGGCGGGGGTCGGCACTGACGGCGCCGGTCGTGAGGCGTTCGACACGCTCTTCACCGTGCTCGAGACGCTCACGCGGCTCGCGGCGCCGCTTCTGCCGCTCGTCTCCGACAAGATCTGGCGGGGACTCACCGGCGGGCGCAGCGTGCACCTCACCGACTGGCCCGAGGCGGCGGAGTTCCCAGCCGATCCGGCGCTCGTCGCCGCAATGGATTCCGTGCGCGAGATCAGCTCGGCGGCGCTCTCGCTGCGCAAGCAGTCCGGTCGCCGGGTGCGACTGCCACTTGCGAGCCTCACGGTCGTCACGACGGATGCCGCGGCGCTCGCGCCGTTCGAGGGCATCCTCCGCGACGAGCTCAACGTCAAGGCCGTCGACCTCGTCGCCCTCGACGAGTCGAGCGCGGGCGCCTACGGCGTCACGAAGCGGCTCACCGTCAACGCGCGCGCGGCCGGGCCGCGGCTCGGCAAGACCGTGCAGCAGGCGATCAAGGCCGCGCGCGACGGCGACTGGACGCTCGACGGCGACACCGTCGTCGCGGGCGGCATCGCCCTCGAGGCCGGCGAGTACGACCTGGTGCTCGAAGCCGGTGGCGCGGGCGACGGGTCGCGAGCGCTCGCGCTCCTCGCCGACGGCGGATTCGTCATCCTCGACACCTCCACGACGCCCGAGCTCGCGGCGGAGGGCCTCGCTCGCGACGTCGTGCGTGCCGTTCAAGAGGCGAGGAAGTCAGCCGGGCTCGCCGTGGGCGACCGGATCCGCCTCGGCCTCACGCTCGATCACGCCGGCGCCGAGGCGGCGACCCGGCACCGTGGGCTGATCGCGGGCGAGACGCTCGCGGTGGAACTCGACATCGCCGCGGCATCCGATGTCGCGAACGCCGTCGCCGCGAAGCCCGTCGGCGATGGATCCGCCCTTCTCATCGACTTGGAGCAGCGATGA
- a CDS encoding GntR family transcriptional regulator translates to MLIRIDPARSTPLYEQLASAIRASIIDGRISGGERLPAARELASSLDVNMHTVLRAYRLLRDEHLIELHRGRGAVVAVRIGGHGALAGAIHDLVDEAKAHDVPEQALLELISEAYRWSPSAHGMVRPAATR, encoded by the coding sequence GTGCTCATCCGCATCGACCCGGCTCGATCGACGCCGCTCTACGAACAACTCGCCTCGGCGATCAGGGCGTCGATCATCGACGGCCGCATCTCGGGAGGCGAACGCCTTCCGGCGGCGCGCGAGCTCGCGTCCTCGCTCGACGTCAACATGCACACCGTGCTCCGCGCCTACCGGCTGCTGCGCGACGAGCACCTCATCGAGCTGCACCGAGGGCGCGGCGCGGTGGTCGCCGTGCGCATCGGCGGCCACGGCGCCCTCGCGGGCGCCATCCATGACCTCGTCGACGAGGCGAAGGCGCACGACGTTCCCGAGCAGGCCCTGCTCGAGCTCATCAGCGAGGCGTACCGGTGGAGCCCGTCGGCCCACGGCATGGTTCGTCCGGCGGCGACACGATAA
- a CDS encoding ABC transporter substrate-binding protein, with protein MRAAPVTTRPNRRFGILAIGLASMIALAGCQAAEPGASGDPVSGGTLTYASGDAEPTCLDPHVGGNYPQALIAGQFLESLVSRDDSGEIIPWLADSWEVSSDGLVWDFTLRDGVTFTDGTPFDAEAVKANVEHLQDPATQSSTGYLALGKVEQVEVVDDLEARFVLTTPDSALLESLSQPWTAIQSPAGIARGMEENCQAPVGTGPFIVDEWVKQDHISLVRNDDYSSPPADAEHDGPAYIEGIEWRFVPDSASRYAALQGGQVDVIDNPQPDTIAAAEQGDTFTWIDAPRPGASNRIELNSGQAPFDDERVREAFIRAVDVNDGIDALFFGTAERSYSALSSVEALAYSDESLFETDLDRANELLDEAGWTERDAEGYRIKDGARLTLRFPVSTNQSIPAEQSLFEQVQATAKDAGFEVVIELLDLSGWYGALFAHEYEIVSAPYTKVGPDVLRIVYHSESLTPAPSGYFANLSQLNDPDVDALLTEAAATIEPDARAELYEQAQQLILGGYYLLPLYDQQNSFLLSTEVQGARAISTVSTPSFYDAWLAG; from the coding sequence ATGCGTGCTGCACCAGTGACCACCCGCCCGAACCGCCGATTCGGCATCCTCGCCATCGGCCTCGCATCGATGATCGCGCTCGCCGGCTGTCAGGCTGCCGAGCCCGGGGCATCCGGCGACCCGGTCTCCGGCGGCACCCTCACCTACGCGAGCGGCGACGCGGAACCCACGTGCCTCGACCCGCACGTCGGCGGCAACTACCCGCAGGCGCTCATCGCCGGCCAGTTCCTCGAGTCGCTCGTCTCGCGCGACGACTCGGGCGAGATCATCCCGTGGCTCGCCGACTCGTGGGAGGTCTCCTCCGACGGCCTCGTCTGGGACTTCACGCTCCGCGACGGCGTGACCTTCACCGACGGCACGCCGTTCGACGCCGAGGCGGTCAAGGCGAACGTCGAGCACCTGCAGGACCCGGCGACGCAATCGTCGACCGGCTACCTCGCGCTCGGCAAGGTCGAGCAGGTCGAGGTCGTCGACGACCTCGAGGCGCGCTTCGTGCTCACCACGCCCGACAGCGCGCTCCTCGAGTCCCTCAGCCAGCCGTGGACCGCCATCCAGTCGCCGGCCGGCATCGCCCGCGGCATGGAGGAGAACTGCCAGGCGCCCGTCGGCACCGGCCCGTTCATCGTCGACGAGTGGGTGAAGCAAGACCACATCTCCCTCGTGCGCAACGACGACTACTCGTCGCCGCCCGCCGATGCCGAGCACGACGGGCCCGCCTACATCGAGGGCATCGAGTGGCGGTTCGTGCCCGACTCGGCCTCGCGCTACGCGGCGCTGCAGGGCGGCCAGGTCGACGTCATCGACAATCCCCAGCCCGACACGATCGCCGCCGCCGAGCAGGGCGACACGTTCACGTGGATCGACGCGCCGCGCCCCGGCGCCTCGAACCGCATCGAGTTGAACTCCGGCCAGGCCCCGTTCGACGACGAGCGCGTGCGTGAGGCGTTCATCCGCGCCGTCGACGTCAACGACGGCATCGACGCGCTCTTCTTCGGCACCGCCGAGCGGTCGTACTCCGCGCTCTCCTCCGTCGAGGCGCTCGCCTACTCCGACGAGTCGCTGTTCGAGACCGATCTCGACCGGGCGAACGAGCTCCTCGACGAAGCCGGTTGGACCGAGCGCGACGCCGAGGGCTACCGCATCAAGGACGGCGCCCGGCTGACGCTCCGCTTCCCGGTGAGCACGAACCAGTCGATCCCCGCAGAGCAGTCGCTGTTCGAGCAGGTGCAGGCCACGGCGAAGGACGCCGGGTTCGAGGTCGTCATCGAGCTTCTCGACCTCTCGGGCTGGTACGGCGCCCTGTTCGCCCACGAGTATGAGATCGTGAGCGCCCCGTACACCAAGGTCGGACCCGACGTGCTGCGCATCGTCTACCACTCCGAGAGCCTCACCCCGGCGCCGAGCGGGTACTTCGCGAACCTCTCCCAGCTGAACGACCCGGATGTCGACGCGTTGCTCACCGAAGCGGCCGCCACGATCGAGCCCGACGCGCGCGCCGAGCTCTACGAGCAGGCACAGCAGCTCATCCTCGGCGGCTACTACCTCCTGCCGCTCTACGACCAGCAGAACAGCTTCCTGCTGAGCACGGAGGTGCAGGGGGCTCGCGCCATCTCCACCGTCTCGACGCCGAGCTTCTATGACGCGTGGCTCGCCGGCTGA
- a CDS encoding ABC transporter permease encodes MTRGSPADPRRQRRGRTIRHAGLLVAGAVFVMWAVATLTFFAIRLIPGDPAQAILGGPGSQASQEALDQVRRDYGLDQPLLVQYLAMLGRLLSGDLGTSYALKVPVAELLGAQLGGTMLLALLSLVLAWILALGLSLWSTGRGRISTAVGEGIELTAAALPHFWLAAVLIAIFSSGLGWLPPVATGTPAGLVLPVVTLAVPLAGFLAQVMRESLLDAMQQPFVVSARARGESTTGVRLRHTVRHAALPGISLSGWALGWLLSGAVVVETIFAMPGLGRTLLQAVTLRDIPVVTGVVLLIALVYVLMTVLTDVSSRIADPRLRQEANR; translated from the coding sequence ATGACGCGTGGCTCGCCGGCTGACCCGCGGAGGCAGCGGCGAGGTCGCACGATCCGCCACGCCGGCCTCCTCGTCGCCGGCGCGGTCTTCGTCATGTGGGCAGTGGCGACCCTCACGTTCTTCGCGATCCGGCTGATCCCAGGCGACCCCGCACAAGCGATCCTCGGGGGCCCCGGCTCGCAGGCCTCGCAAGAGGCGCTCGACCAGGTGCGACGCGACTACGGGCTCGATCAGCCGCTCCTCGTGCAGTACCTCGCGATGCTCGGCCGGCTGCTCAGCGGCGACCTCGGCACGTCGTACGCCCTCAAGGTCCCGGTTGCCGAGCTCCTCGGCGCGCAACTCGGCGGCACGATGCTCCTCGCGCTCCTCTCCCTCGTGCTCGCGTGGATCCTCGCGCTCGGCCTCTCGCTCTGGTCAACGGGACGCGGTCGCATCTCGACGGCCGTCGGGGAGGGCATCGAGCTGACGGCGGCCGCGCTGCCGCACTTCTGGCTCGCCGCGGTGCTCATCGCGATCTTCAGCTCGGGCCTCGGCTGGCTGCCGCCCGTCGCGACCGGCACGCCGGCGGGACTCGTGCTGCCCGTCGTCACGCTCGCGGTGCCGCTCGCCGGCTTCCTCGCCCAGGTGATGCGCGAGAGCCTCCTCGACGCGATGCAGCAGCCCTTCGTCGTCTCCGCGCGAGCGCGCGGCGAGAGCACCACGGGCGTTCGGCTCCGGCACACCGTCCGGCATGCAGCGCTGCCCGGCATCAGCCTTTCGGGCTGGGCACTCGGCTGGCTACTCTCCGGCGCCGTCGTCGTCGAGACGATCTTCGCGATGCCAGGACTCGGCCGCACGCTGCTGCAAGCCGTCACCCTCCGCGACATCCCCGTCGTCACCGGCGTCGTGCTGCTCATCGCGCTCGTCTACGTGCTCATGACGGTGCTCACGGATGTCTCGTCGCGCATCGCCGACCCGAGGCTGCGGCAGGAGGCGAACCGATGA
- a CDS encoding ABC transporter permease, with protein MSELELRQTTVEASAEHRPPRRRDRLPRVGTLLAAAFVVFLVAATCFPGLVATHDPNQIAAAEAFRSPSLAHWFGTDESGRDVYSRVIAGTGTSLLIGVTATSIGLAFGLALGVLASFGGRALDFGVSRVVEVLFAFPGLLLALLVIVIYGPGPVTATIAVGLSTAPGYARIIRGQLVSIRSAQFVESARVLGHSSARILARHIVPNALVPIFVLATLGIGQAIVWASALSYLGLGAQPPAAEWGAMLAAGRTYLAGAWWMTVFPGLMIVGTTIATTVLGRALARRGRGRS; from the coding sequence ATGAGCGAGCTCGAACTGCGCCAGACGACGGTCGAGGCATCCGCTGAGCATCGTCCGCCGCGTCGCCGCGATCGGCTGCCGCGCGTCGGCACGTTGCTCGCCGCCGCGTTCGTGGTGTTCCTCGTCGCCGCGACGTGTTTCCCGGGGCTCGTCGCCACGCACGACCCGAACCAGATCGCGGCGGCCGAGGCATTCCGGTCGCCGTCGCTCGCGCACTGGTTCGGCACCGACGAATCGGGGCGCGACGTGTACAGCCGAGTCATCGCGGGCACCGGCACGTCCCTGCTCATCGGCGTGACGGCGACGTCCATCGGCCTCGCATTCGGTCTCGCCCTCGGCGTGCTCGCGAGCTTCGGCGGGCGCGCGCTCGACTTCGGCGTCAGCCGGGTCGTCGAGGTGCTCTTCGCGTTCCCCGGCCTGCTGCTCGCGCTCCTCGTGATCGTGATCTACGGGCCGGGCCCGGTCACGGCCACCATCGCCGTCGGGCTCTCGACCGCACCCGGCTACGCCCGCATCATCCGGGGGCAGCTCGTCTCGATCCGTTCGGCGCAGTTCGTCGAGTCGGCTCGCGTGCTCGGGCACTCCTCCGCGCGCATCCTCGCCCGGCACATCGTGCCGAACGCGCTCGTGCCGATCTTCGTGCTCGCCACGCTCGGCATCGGCCAGGCGATCGTGTGGGCGTCCGCACTCAGCTATCTCGGACTCGGGGCGCAGCCGCCGGCCGCCGAGTGGGGCGCGATGCTCGCCGCCGGTCGCACCTACCTCGCCGGCGCCTGGTGGATGACCGTGTTCCCGGGCCTCATGATCGTGGGCACCACAATCGCCACGACCGTGCTCGGTCGAGCGCTCGCCCGGCGGGGCAGGGGGCGATCGTGA